A window from Myxococcus fulvus encodes these proteins:
- a CDS encoding phosphate ABC transporter substrate-binding protein, translating into MKTFIGSLIAGLLLALPLSAHAGNVTVKGSDTMVILGQRWAEEFMKKTPATKVQVTGGGSGVGLAALQNGTTEIAMSSREIKDAEKQKLRARYNTTGQEIPVAKDGVTFYVNEGNPVTALTMEQLRGIYVGDVTNWKQVGGPDAPIIIYSRENSSGTYVFVKDHVLDGEDYAASAQTLPGTAAVVNAVSKEKNSIGYGGSAYAKGIKELKIKKGNEEIAPSAENIKTGKYPLSRDLYFYLRNKPAGEAKAFIDFALSPEGQAVVTKVGYFPVK; encoded by the coding sequence ATGAAGACTTTCATTGGCTCACTCATCGCGGGCCTGCTGCTCGCCCTCCCGCTCTCCGCCCATGCGGGCAACGTCACCGTGAAGGGCTCCGACACCATGGTCATCCTCGGGCAGCGATGGGCCGAGGAGTTCATGAAGAAGACGCCCGCCACCAAGGTGCAAGTGACGGGCGGAGGCTCCGGCGTGGGCCTGGCCGCGCTGCAGAACGGCACCACCGAAATCGCCATGTCCAGCCGCGAAATCAAGGACGCGGAGAAGCAGAAGCTGCGCGCGCGCTACAACACCACGGGCCAGGAGATTCCCGTCGCCAAGGACGGCGTCACCTTCTACGTCAACGAGGGCAACCCCGTGACGGCCCTCACCATGGAGCAGCTGCGCGGCATCTACGTGGGGGATGTCACCAACTGGAAGCAGGTGGGCGGCCCCGACGCGCCCATCATCATCTACTCGCGCGAGAACTCCTCGGGCACCTACGTCTTCGTCAAGGACCACGTCCTGGACGGCGAGGACTACGCCGCCTCCGCCCAGACGCTGCCGGGCACCGCCGCCGTGGTGAACGCCGTCTCCAAGGAGAAGAACAGCATCGGCTACGGCGGCTCCGCCTACGCCAAGGGCATCAAGGAGCTGAAGATCAAGAAGGGCAACGAGGAGATCGCCCCCTCGGCCGAGAACATCAAGACGGGCAAGTACCCGCTGTCTCGCGACCTCTACTTCTACCTGCGCAACAAGCCCGCCGGGGAGGCCAAGGCGTTCATCGACTTCGCGCTGTCCCCGGAAGGACAGGCCGTCGTGACGAAGGTCGGCTACTTCCCGGTGAAGTGA